One segment of Neodiprion fabricii isolate iyNeoFabr1 chromosome 1, iyNeoFabr1.1, whole genome shotgun sequence DNA contains the following:
- the LOC124185773 gene encoding probable serine/threonine-protein kinase DDB_G0282963 isoform X6: MGQCVSRKAGTVIAASSNGSPSYRIMDKPNKNKGDNRSAAKRGTPYTRGTAMSFGFRRRPTSGIPMPVTGSFSSEVGGSLSSHGRRSKSAGHESDRSVRRNDEESNYRGHNNASSGRSTPRLAPPKKEATGTSVRTNRFGFRQPQPLRYTDKVGDVCASHNGSHYNNHEKTTGADSNFHGKLQTNRRVYTTTNNAPVVSKLRPSPVGSPYNHNNNTLGGGNEAQRSSYGQEPISKYTLHTSHLPQPQFAVRMNNDSNSKTAKTAANQSRKISTVSKCTSSSKEGSGTEDSGIGSQFGCLGDESGGQARTVDYPDNSGGSPTIGRRGGSGGGGQHVRPRNLRMVVNGKSFDVRDVHDDSTVTEISVITLPKLFANVNLNTGLVRERTSHYQRVINKDNRYNDSVSITSSEGYDEGLGEEKGYKDRSRYEKVPSVKSDFSPPSSDDPEYGHGEAMADEYSFSSSDECRANYNNAEMKKAMIIAASSQGKIAQNQVPKTNLRSVLLTIEDPAFAAAAATATTMIDDETSPVDSLFDSPTASITQSDGKVSRKENVMEKSGNTIDDDSPGTPTNASNSLSLSEGREFFDDEIADQPGLTFDETVRVGHELQQTGIVNNQVNENSYTLVESHPKTAARVHGKSVESSPMHGRRISRAGSVDTLSPCESIASDDLMLDYERSDASSYEESTHRLDSNTALHEMDDATILSELEAQGEEVMREWSCLLGAHHSIQQTHSNSNNNNLNANNNNNHNNTTESGIGSGRTSRLLRSRSGTDSPRSLDSVRSRQVSSPLRPPRNIQSPSLDSGDEGSLKLERGTYQYMFQDIVSIKTMLLKLKRVLQESEENGLTRAETLNPFDNTMKNGLFYNLNENGTTEASTSPGSDASSVADELADLRRQVVFLQGQLEDRDRTVHLLQVQMTKYQGINGVDSQCSASSSCNSNDISKETSNAATQTDKVRPVSAGPLLLQSLPQDGNAGPLVSFRIGKVECVSLCDLILGCLLLCVFYFLIYLHLLYFRAICPLV, translated from the exons GGAGACAACAGAAGTGCGGCGAAGCGGGGCACGCCATACACAAGGGGGACCGCCATGTCGTTCGGATTTCGCCGACGTCCAACATCCGGTATACCGATGCCAGTGACGGGTTCCTTTTCGTCCGAAGTCGGAGGATCGCTGTCGTCTCACGGCCGTCGTTCAAAGTCAGCGGGACACGAGAGCGATCGTTCGGTTCGTCGGAACGACGAAGAGAGCAACTACCGGGGCCACAACAACGCGTCCTCGGGAAGATCAACGCCGAGGCTTGCACCGCCGAAGAAAGAGGCCACCGGGACATCGGTGAGGACCAACAGGTTCGGGTTCAGGCAACCGCAGCCGCTACGATACACCGACAAAGTCGGGGATGTCTGCGCCAGCCACAACGGGAGTCACTACAACAACCACGAGAAGACGACCGGAGCCGACTCCAACTTCCATGGCAAGCTACAGACCAACCGCAGAGTCTACACCACCACGAACAACGCGCCGGTCGTATCGAAGCTGAGACCATCGCCGGTCGGCTCTCCGTACAATCATAACAACAACACCCTCGGCGGCGGCAACGAGGCTCAGAGGTCGTCTTACGGCCAGGAGCCGATCAGTAAGTACACTTTGCACACGAGTCATTTACCTCAGCCGCAATTTGCCGTCAGAATGAACAATGACTCGAACTCGAAGACCGCAAAGACGGCCGCCAATCAGAGCCGGAAGATATCAACCGTGTCGAAATGCACCTCGAGTTCTAAGGAGGGATCGGGTACCGAGGATTCTGGTATCGGAAGTCAGTTCGGATGCCTCGGTGACGAGAGCGGAGGACAGGCGAGGACCGTTGACTATCCGGACAACTCTGGTGGAAGTCCGACGATTGGACGGCGAGGAGGAAGTGGAGGAGGAGGGCAGCATGTCAGGCCGAGGAATCTCAGGATGGTCGTTAACGGGAAGAGTTTCGACGTTCGGGACGTTCATGACGACAGTACTGTTACCGAGATATCGGTTATAACGCTGCCGAAGTTATTCGCTAACGTTAATTTGAACACAGGTCTTGTCCGTGAAAGGACATCGCACTATCAGAGGGTCATTAATAAGGATAACAGGTACAACGATTCGGTGTCGATCACTTCCTCGGAGGGTTACGACGAAGGACTCGGTGAGGAAAAGGGGTACAAGGATAGGTCACGGTACGAAAAGGTGCCATCGGTAAAGTCCGACTTCAGTCCACCTAGCAGCGACGATCCTGAGTACGGACACGGCGAGGCGATGGCCGATGAGTACTCGTTTAGTTCGAGCGACGAGTGCAGGGCAAACTATAATAACGCGGAGATGAAAAAGGCGATGATTATCGCGGCATCGAGTCAGGGTAAGATAGCGCAAAATCAAGTGCCAAAGACCAATTTGAGATCAGTTTTGCTCACCATTGAAGATCCGGCTTTTGCCGCCGCCGCTGCAACCGCGACGACCATGATCGACGACGAGACATCCCCGGTTGACAGTCTCTTCGACAGTCCAACGGCCAGTATTACTCAGTCAGACGGTAAGGTATCGAGGAAGGAAAATGTCATGGAGAAATCCGGTAATACCATTGATGACGACAGTCCTGGAACACCTACCAACGCTTCTAACTCCCTCAGTCTATCTGAGGGACGCGAGTTCTTCGACGACGAAATCGCCGATCAGCCCGGACTCACTTTCGACGAGACCGTCAGGGTTGGTCACGAATTACAGCAGACCGGTATCGTCAACAACCAGGTCAACGAGAACAGCTACACGCTTGTCGAGTCTCATCCTAAGACCG CCGCTCGAGTACACGGAAAAAGCGTTGAAAGCAGTCCGATGCATGGTCGAAGAATCAGTCGTGCTGGAAGCGTGGATACATTGTCACCGTGCGAATCTATCGCCTCGGACGATTTGATGCTGGATTACGAACGCAGCGATGCTAGTTCCTACGAAGAATCTACCCAtcg ACTAGATTCGAATACGGCGTTGCACGAGATGGACGACGCCACTATTCTCTCGGAACTCGAGGCTCAAGGGGAGGAAGTTATGCGAGAATGGAGCTGCTTGCTGGGGGCTCATCATTCGATACAACAAACACATTCCAATTCTAATAACAACAATCTTAAcgccaacaacaacaacaatcacAACAACACTACAGAATCCgg AATCGGTAGCGGCAGGACCTCCAGGTTATTGCGAAGCAGATCCGGGACGGATTCACCTCGTTCTTTGGACAGCGTGCGATCTCGACAAGTTTCCAGTCCCCTGAGGCCTCCGAGAAAT ATTCAATCGCCGAGTCTTGACTCTGGAGATGAAGGAAGCTTGAAGCTGGAACGTGGCACGTATCAATACATGTTTCAGGACATAGTCTCCATAAAGACAATGCTTCTTAAACTGAAACGGGTCCTTCAGGAG TCGGAAGAGAACGGTTTGACGAGG GCAGAAACTCTCAACCCATTCGATAATACTATGAAG AATGGTCTCTTCTACAACCTGAATGAAAATGGAACGACGGAAGCAAGCACATCACCTGGTAGCGATGCGAGTAGCGTTGCAGATGAACTGGCTGATTTGCGTAGACAGGTTGTCTTTCTGCAAGGGCAATTGGAAGACAGAGATCGAACCGTGCATTTACTGCAG GTGCAAATGACAAAATATCAAGGCATTAACGGTGTGGATTCGCAGTGTAGCGCTTCATCATCCTGCAATAGCAACGACATCAGTAAAGAAACATCTAACGCAGCTACGCAGACAGACAAA gTGCGACCAGTGTCGGCCGGTCCATTGTTACTACAGTCACTCCCACAGGATGGCAACGCGGGGCCTCTCGTCAG CTTCAGGATCGGGAAGGTAGAGTGTGTCAGTTTGTGTGATCTAATATTGGGATGCCTGCTTCTCTGCGTTTTCTactttcttatttatttacatctcCTTTACTTCCGAGCCATATGTCCCTTGGTGTAG